Proteins from one Microcoleus sp. FACHB-672 genomic window:
- a CDS encoding phenylpyruvate tautomerase MIF-related protein — protein sequence MPLIKVQTSISAPEKSAVQGLLKSLSAKLAKHTGKPESYVMTAFEPDVAMTFAGTVEPVCYIEIKSVGSMNPAQTKSMSQDFCQEINQTLGVPSNRIYIEFADAKGSMWGWNSSTFG from the coding sequence ATGCCTTTAATCAAAGTTCAAACCTCCATTTCTGCCCCTGAAAAGTCTGCGGTGCAGGGATTGCTCAAAAGCCTTTCTGCTAAATTGGCTAAGCATACCGGCAAACCAGAATCTTATGTGATGACGGCTTTTGAACCGGATGTGGCGATGACATTTGCCGGCACTGTTGAGCCTGTTTGCTATATCGAAATTAAAAGTGTTGGCAGTATGAACCCAGCTCAAACCAAGTCTATGAGCCAGGATTTTTGCCAAGAGATCAACCAAACGCTTGGTGTGCCTTCCAATCGTATCTACATTGAATTTGCGGATGCCAAGGGTTCGATGTGGGGTTGGAATAGCTCAACCTTCGGCTAG